The following are from one region of the Natronosporangium hydrolyticum genome:
- a CDS encoding GNAT family N-acetyltransferase: MRTTRGTDVTRQADVLLADGTTVQLRSVGPADESALAQLHAQLSDRSRYLRYFSPYPRIPRADLRRLVTVDHYDREALAVWAGDQLIAVGRYDRWGAGAELAEVAFTVADAYQSRGIGSVLLEHLAAAAAEAGITRFVAEVLPENGAMQRVFADAGYEVARRFEEGVVHLTFPIAPTERSREVQWAREQRAEAASIRPLLAPRGVLVYGVRRDQTGLGAVLLGNLRDAGFPGPVAVVHPAPPDGRRDWYPAAAEAVATGDPFDLAVVAVPAAAVPAAVADAAAAGVRAMVVVSAGFSETGPAGGRAEAQLLRAARGHGIRLVGPNCFGVANTDPAARLNATLAPHLPEPGRVALFSQSGGFAVALLAEADRRRVGLSSFVAAGNRADVSGNDLLQYWRDDPGTDVILLYLETFGNPRKFARLARAVGRHKPLVAVAPMVQGVAGQSAPGEAAKAALFAHSGVIRVHTVSELFDVAALLAHQPLPAGNRTAVICNSSALGSLAAAACPPAGLRLAPGYPRDLGPGADRQRLAAALDRAVADDMVDAVVVLVTPPAPPATGEPLAAAVERAAAAGEKPVVATFLAGELPPQVPAYRSVEEAVQALARVAGYAGWRREPAGVVPAVTGVDSAAAAAAAAALAAGEPAAALGHYGVDVVPRRRVRSAPEAVAAAAELGYPVALTAAGDPQWRHRSDLGAVWLDLADRAAVRRAYRQLAGRFGAEVAVQPMVAPGVACVVEVAQDPAFGPVVGFGLGGVATELLGDRAWRLAPLTDRDAAALVAAPRAAPLLGGWRGAAEVDRAALAELLVRVGRLADEQPHLRSMVLNPVLARPDGWSVLHAEVTVGEPTARPDSGPRRLNPANGRGQPA, translated from the coding sequence ATCCGCACGACCCGCGGGACTGACGTGACCCGCCAGGCGGACGTGCTGCTTGCGGACGGCACCACCGTCCAGCTTCGATCGGTGGGGCCGGCGGACGAGTCGGCGCTGGCGCAGCTGCACGCGCAGCTGTCGGATCGTTCCCGCTATCTGCGCTACTTTTCGCCGTACCCGAGGATTCCCCGGGCCGATCTGCGCCGGTTGGTCACTGTGGACCATTATGACCGGGAGGCGCTGGCGGTGTGGGCCGGCGATCAGCTGATCGCGGTCGGCCGGTACGACCGGTGGGGCGCCGGCGCCGAGTTGGCCGAGGTGGCGTTTACGGTGGCCGACGCGTACCAGAGCCGGGGGATCGGCTCGGTGCTGCTGGAGCATCTGGCGGCCGCCGCGGCGGAGGCCGGGATCACCCGGTTCGTCGCCGAGGTGTTGCCGGAGAACGGCGCCATGCAGCGGGTCTTCGCCGACGCCGGGTACGAGGTGGCGCGCCGGTTCGAGGAGGGGGTGGTGCACCTGACTTTCCCGATCGCGCCCACCGAACGGTCGCGGGAGGTGCAGTGGGCGCGGGAGCAGCGGGCCGAGGCGGCGTCGATCCGGCCGCTGCTCGCCCCGCGCGGGGTGCTGGTCTACGGGGTGCGGCGGGATCAGACCGGGCTGGGGGCGGTGCTGCTGGGCAATCTGCGCGACGCCGGCTTCCCGGGCCCGGTCGCGGTGGTGCATCCGGCGCCGCCGGACGGTCGTCGCGACTGGTACCCGGCGGCGGCGGAGGCGGTCGCCACCGGTGATCCGTTCGATCTGGCGGTGGTGGCGGTGCCGGCGGCGGCGGTGCCGGCGGCGGTGGCCGACGCGGCGGCGGCCGGGGTGCGGGCGATGGTGGTGGTGTCGGCGGGCTTCAGCGAGACCGGTCCGGCCGGCGGCCGGGCCGAGGCGCAGCTGCTGCGGGCGGCCCGCGGCCACGGGATCCGGCTGGTGGGCCCGAACTGCTTCGGCGTGGCGAACACCGACCCGGCGGCCCGGCTCAACGCCACGTTGGCGCCGCATCTGCCGGAGCCGGGGCGGGTCGCGTTGTTCAGTCAGTCCGGCGGGTTCGCGGTGGCGTTGCTGGCCGAGGCGGACCGGCGGCGGGTCGGCTTGTCGAGCTTCGTCGCCGCCGGCAACCGTGCCGATGTCTCCGGTAATGATCTGTTGCAGTATTGGCGGGACGACCCCGGTACCGATGTGATCCTGCTCTATCTGGAGACCTTCGGCAATCCGCGGAAGTTCGCCCGGCTGGCGCGGGCGGTCGGCCGGCACAAGCCGCTGGTGGCGGTGGCCCCGATGGTGCAGGGGGTGGCCGGCCAGTCGGCCCCGGGCGAGGCGGCGAAGGCGGCGCTGTTCGCGCATTCCGGGGTGATCCGGGTGCACACAGTCTCCGAACTCTTCGATGTTGCGGCGCTGCTGGCGCACCAGCCGTTGCCGGCGGGTAACCGGACCGCGGTGATCTGCAATTCGTCGGCGTTGGGGAGCCTGGCCGCAGCGGCCTGCCCGCCCGCCGGGCTGCGGCTCGCCCCGGGGTATCCGCGGGATCTCGGACCGGGCGCCGACCGGCAGCGGCTGGCGGCGGCGCTGGACCGGGCGGTGGCCGACGACATGGTCGACGCCGTCGTCGTACTGGTGACCCCGCCGGCCCCGCCGGCGACGGGGGAGCCGCTCGCGGCGGCGGTGGAGCGGGCCGCGGCGGCCGGGGAGAAGCCGGTGGTAGCTACGTTCCTGGCGGGTGAGTTGCCGCCGCAGGTGCCGGCGTACCGGTCGGTGGAGGAGGCGGTGCAGGCGTTGGCGCGGGTCGCCGGGTACGCCGGCTGGCGGCGGGAACCGGCGGGGGTGGTGCCGGCGGTGACCGGGGTCGACTCGGCCGCGGCGGCCGCGGCGGCGGCGGCGTTGGCGGCCGGGGAGCCAGCGGCGGCGCTCGGTCACTACGGGGTGGATGTGGTGCCGCGGCGGCGGGTGCGCTCGGCGCCGGAGGCGGTGGCGGCCGCCGCGGAGCTGGGGTACCCGGTGGCGTTGACGGCGGCGGGGGATCCGCAGTGGCGGCACCGTTCCGATCTGGGCGCGGTCTGGCTCGACCTCGCCGACCGGGCTGCGGTGCGCCGCGCCTACCGGCAGTTGGCCGGGCGGTTCGGCGCCGAGGTGGCGGTGCAGCCGATGGTGGCGCCCGGGGTGGCGTGTGTGGTGGAGGTGGCGCAGGATCCGGCGTTCGGGCCGGTGGTCGGGTTCGGCCTCGGGGGCGTAGCGACCGAGCTGCTAGGCGACCGGGCGTGGCGGCTGGCGCCGTTGACCGACCGGGACGCAGCGGCGTTGGTCGCGGCGCCCCGGGCCGCTCCGCTGCTTGGGGGTTGGCGGGGCGCCGCCGAGGTCGACCGAGCGGCGTTGGCGGAGTTGCTGGTGCGGGTGGGGCGGCTCGCCGACGAGCAGCCGCACCTGCGATCGATGGTGTTGAATCCGGTGCTGGCTCGCCCCGACGGGTGGTCGGTGCTGCACGCGGAAGTGACGGTCGGCGAGCCGACGGCGAGGCCCGATAGCGGGCCCCGCCGTCTCAATCCAGCCAACGGGAGGGGTCAGCCGGCGTAG
- a CDS encoding sulfurtransferase, producing the protein MADPLLDPARLAALVTGASPPTLLDVRWRLASPAAGAEEYAAGHLPGAVFLDLDTQLCGPPGRGGRHPLPDPHRLEAVLRAAGVRDGASVVVYDAGGDEPGRQSAARAWWTLRWAGLTEVSVLDGGYAGWVAAGHPTSTGTPVPEVGDVRVRPGGLPTLDADQAAALAARGRLLDVRAAARYRGESEPVDPVAGHIPGAVNLPASPQLLGGASAPAEIRAAVGEVLADPDPAQPLGVYCGSGVSAAHTLLALHRAGFSQAALYVGSWSHWITDPDRPVAKGEEAAA; encoded by the coding sequence GTGGCCGATCCATTGCTCGATCCCGCCCGTCTCGCCGCACTGGTCACTGGCGCCTCGCCGCCCACCCTGCTGGATGTGCGGTGGCGGTTGGCCAGCCCGGCCGCTGGCGCCGAGGAGTATGCCGCGGGCCACCTGCCCGGGGCAGTGTTCCTCGATCTTGACACGCAGCTGTGCGGTCCGCCGGGTCGCGGGGGTCGACACCCGTTGCCCGACCCGCACCGGCTGGAGGCGGTGCTGCGGGCGGCCGGGGTCCGCGACGGCGCATCCGTGGTGGTCTACGACGCGGGCGGTGACGAGCCGGGGCGGCAGTCGGCTGCCCGGGCGTGGTGGACCCTGCGGTGGGCCGGGCTGACCGAGGTCTCCGTGCTCGACGGCGGGTACGCCGGCTGGGTCGCGGCCGGTCACCCGACCAGCACCGGCACGCCCGTCCCGGAGGTCGGTGACGTGCGGGTCCGGCCCGGCGGGTTGCCGACGCTCGACGCCGACCAGGCCGCCGCGCTCGCCGCTCGGGGGCGGCTGCTCGATGTCCGGGCCGCCGCCCGTTACCGGGGCGAGTCCGAGCCGGTCGACCCGGTCGCCGGGCACATTCCGGGGGCGGTGAACCTGCCCGCGTCGCCGCAGCTGCTCGGCGGGGCGTCGGCGCCGGCGGAGATTCGGGCCGCGGTCGGGGAGGTGCTGGCTGATCCGGATCCGGCCCAGCCGCTGGGGGTGTATTGCGGCTCCGGGGTCAGCGCCGCGCACACGCTGCTGGCGTTGCACCGGGCCGGGTTCTCGCAGGCCGCCTTGTACGTCGGCTCCTGGAGTCACTGGATCACCGACCCGGATCGTCCGGTCGCGAAGGGAGAGGAGGCAGCCGCGTGA
- a CDS encoding acetoin utilization protein AcuC translates to MSADLGTLIAWDDALLGYDLGDHPLDPVRVELTIALARGLGLLERPGVRVVAPPPANDDLLQLVHQPEYLSAVKSAPDDPFFSGWGLGTADNPIFEGMHAVSALVAGATVTAAEAVWRGEATRAVSIAGGLHHAMPARAAGFCVYNDPAVAIARLRQLGAARVAYVDIDVHHGDGVQEMFWDDPGVLTVSLHESPLSLFPGTGFPAETGGEAAPGSAVNVALPAGTNDAGWLRAFHAVVPPVLRAFQPEVLVTQCGADTHLLDPLANLRLTVDGQRAAYLALRELADELCGGRWVATGGGGYALVAAVPRAWTHLLAVATGEPLDPVTPTPAAWRALAAARRPGADVPVRLTDEADTGYQPWQPAGGGEDQDPLDRAIAAARREVFPLHGLDPHDPRD, encoded by the coding sequence GTGAGCGCTGATCTCGGCACGCTGATCGCCTGGGACGATGCCCTGCTCGGGTACGACCTGGGGGATCATCCGCTCGATCCGGTACGGGTCGAGCTGACCATCGCCCTGGCCCGCGGCCTGGGCCTGCTGGAACGGCCGGGGGTACGGGTGGTGGCGCCGCCGCCGGCCAACGACGATCTGCTGCAGTTGGTGCACCAGCCGGAGTATCTGTCGGCCGTGAAGAGCGCCCCGGATGATCCGTTCTTCAGCGGGTGGGGGCTCGGCACCGCCGACAATCCGATCTTCGAGGGGATGCACGCGGTGAGCGCGTTGGTCGCCGGCGCCACCGTGACCGCCGCGGAGGCGGTGTGGCGGGGGGAGGCGACCCGGGCGGTGAGCATCGCCGGCGGGCTGCATCACGCGATGCCCGCCCGTGCCGCCGGGTTCTGCGTCTACAACGATCCGGCGGTGGCGATCGCCCGGCTGCGGCAGCTCGGCGCGGCCCGGGTCGCCTACGTCGACATCGATGTGCACCACGGCGACGGGGTGCAGGAGATGTTCTGGGACGATCCGGGTGTGCTCACCGTCAGCTTGCACGAGTCTCCGTTGAGTCTCTTTCCCGGCACCGGCTTCCCCGCCGAGACCGGGGGCGAGGCGGCGCCGGGTTCGGCGGTGAACGTGGCGCTGCCGGCCGGGACCAACGATGCCGGCTGGCTGCGCGCGTTCCATGCGGTGGTGCCGCCGGTGCTGCGGGCCTTCCAGCCGGAGGTGCTGGTCACCCAGTGCGGCGCCGACACCCATCTGCTGGATCCGTTAGCGAACCTGCGGTTGACCGTCGATGGCCAGCGGGCGGCCTACCTCGCGCTGCGGGAACTCGCCGACGAGCTGTGCGGCGGCCGGTGGGTGGCGACCGGGGGCGGCGGTTACGCCCTGGTCGCCGCGGTGCCCCGGGCGTGGACGCACCTGCTGGCGGTGGCGACCGGGGAGCCGCTGGACCCGGTCACGCCGACGCCGGCGGCGTGGCGGGCGTTGGCGGCGGCGCGCCGGCCCGGGGCGGATGTGCCGGTGCGGCTTACCGACGAGGCGGATACCGGCTATCAGCCGTGGCAGCCGGCCGGGGGCGGGGAGGATCAGGACCCGCTGGACCGGGCGATCGCCGCCGCCCGCCGGGAGGTGTTCCCGCTGCACGGCCTGGATCCGCACGACCCGCGGGACTGA